tgccagaaaaaaaaaacataaaaaaaaaacatttttatattaactcTAGTGTGAAACTTTCACAAACAATTTACTAAAATTGGCCTTCGGTCTCAggtgtgaactttttttttttaatcaaaaagccAAAACAATCAAGTGTGACtcacaaatgaataaaatatttactataGGTAACTGTGTATCTCTCCAGGACCAAACGTGACCTCTCTGGTTTCAGATAAATCTGCTTTAAGTTTCAATCACACAAGATTTCTTTCTGAAAGTGTTGTGAAACTTGCTAGAAGCAGTGTGATATCCTTTCTACGAAATGTCATCACAAGCGTGCTTTCTAAAGAGCATGAGCACAGTGTGTTTTACCATCAAAAGCAGAAATGAAATGTTAAGAGCTCTGATAGACAAACAGATCACTGGAggatgagtgaatgatgacattAGTTATTTTGGGTCATTGACCTTCAACAATAACCAGCTTGTGCTAGAAATAGTCCAGAACTAGCCCTTTTAAATCAAGACCACTTTTAAACTTTGACTTGTCCAAATTGATGTATTGATGAATTTAAACTACCTAAACTATTTTTGTTTAGAAATATACATTGATGAGAGCCTAATTAAAACAACTGTAATGGTGATGTGTTTTAACCCCCAGAATCCAGATTTTCCaatagttgtatctcagccaaCTGTTATCATATCCTAACAAACATTAATAGAAATCTTATTAATTTAGCTTGCTTTCAGATTTCCTTCTCAATTTTTAAACGTTAACCATGGGCAGGGTCACATACTAAAAATTGTGGCCTATTTGTAACATGATTCTCCTTTTTGACTACCATTATTAGTCTCAAATTTCCTCATCTTTTTTTGAAAGTCATGAAAAAACTATTGTAGAGTTTTTCTTTCGCTATTTGAACAGATGGAAATGTAAAATGTGAATTACATTCACTTCCCTCTGAGTTCTTCACCCAACAATTACTGTAAACTTGAACAGTAAATGTGATtacaataaatgtttgtaaatgtttgCATTGTCACTCATTTTTACACAGAAAAACCAGACAGCGTGTCCATAAGTTTAGTGAATCACAGCAGTCCTGTGGTGGAGGGACGAGAGTACCAGCTCCAATGTGAGGTGCACAACGTCGCGCCTGTTCAGTACCTTGTTTTACGATGGTACAGAGAACAAACCGAAGTTTACAACCACTCCTTCTCAGAGTTGACACCTGCCACGCCAGTGCAGGTGTCCTCCACCCTGCTGATCGTTCCAAACAGAGCTGAAGATGGAGCTCAGTACAGGTGTGAAGCAGAGCTACAGCTGGGCCCTGAAGGCCCTCAGCCTCCTCCTACAGTTCTGTCCCCATCGCTCAACATTGCTGTCCACTGTAAGTCAATAATAAGAGACAACAGCCAATTGTTCAAACATGTTATATCTGTCGATGTTTTTAGCAGTTACATATTTCTAACTTTTTTTAATCAGACCCACCTGACTTCCGCAGTCCAAAGGAAGAGCAGCTGGAGGTCAGTGAGGGTAGTGAAGTGGTGCTGGATTGTACAGCAGAGGGAAACCCACTGCCTGTGTACATCTGGACGTCCCCAAACCTTCAGGAGAAGGCTGATGATCAGCCCGTTTTGAAAGACGCATCTTTGAGCCCAGGGGTTTATACATGCACTGCATCAAATATACTTGGGAAAAAGAGCAAACAGTTTGTCATCAAGCACAAATCCAAAGGTGAGAGCTAAAAAAAACACATGCGTAAGGTAAATGCTGTTGTTTTCTTCATTGTAGTGAATGGGGCAGGCTGAGACTCAGTGTCGATTTGTCCTAGCTTGCCAGATTTTCgtacctcccattcaaaaagtagatagcacattttgatgacacatatgctacccatcagattttgcaaCCAGTGTAAATGTTAATgtgtagtgtgatatgaagctgtaatatctaCCTAATctacctaatccctaaccccaacctcagaaccattcaaatacagtgttggtagtataatctgatgggtaggataaaatgtgAGGCTGGAAGCTAACGACCATCACCTATGCATGCCCCCTGTCTCAAGTCTCACGAAGGAGAATTGGATGATCTTAAAAAAAGGAAAGACAGCAGTAAAGTATGAGAGAGGACCAGTGCTGgaaatttgtgttttgttttgctttcacTTTGGCGATAGTCTCCATGAGACTTGAGACTGGTGGCATGCACAGGTGATGACTGTTAGCACTCATGTCACCAGCCTCAAATGCCCCCACAACTCTCGCCCCTGCTCCACTCGTTACATTCACATATTTTTACTCACATAAAAGTAATTAACAGTAATTATGACCCCTAGTGGGCGCATGTTCACAACGaacaaaggtgtagtttgatgactccatgactgagtgtggaatcatgggagttgttgtTTTCTTTACATGCTACaggactcctgcagaaatcatgttcatgaaTGAACTAAATATTCAAATACTTATCATGGTAGTATGAAGCAGAGTAAAGCTGAAAGCTGCTGGAGAAAAACAAGACAGATGAAACATTTGCTGATGAGCGATAAGCGTGATGCTCAaacattgtgtgtgtatatatatatatatatatatatatatatatatatatatatatatatatatatatatatatatctatatatatatatatatatatatatatatatatatatatatatatacatatatatatatatatatatatatatatatatatatatatatatatatatatatatatatatatagatgtgtgtgtgtgtgcattaaaatattatcagacatactgtgaaaatgtccttgctctgtttaggaaatatttaaaacagaaaaaaatatataaataaatcaaaggggggctaataattctgacttctgtgtgtgtgtgtgtgtatatatatatatatatatatatatatatatatatacaaaaatctTACATAGTATTCTTTTAATATTtgaacaaaatactactagctTGTTTAGTAAGTTAGGTTAATTTTTTATCTCTTGAATGCATGAATGTTTTACcgatcagtatatatatatatatatatatatatatatatatatatatatatatatatatatatatatatatatatatatatatatatatatatacaaaaatctTACATAGTATTCTTTTAATATTtgaacaaaatactactagctTGTTGAGTAAGTTAGGTTAATTTTTTATCTCTTGAATGCATGAATGTTTTACcgatcagtatatatatatatatatatatatatatatatatatatatatatatatatatatatatatatatatatatatatatatatatatatatatatatatatatatatatttctcagttctcaaaaataTGTCCCTGGGCACATAATTACAATGAACATGGGTTGCAATATAATCAACAGAAAGTAATgaatttttaatgaaattttgtCCATAGAAATCATCTGTATTgtttaattgcacagccctaataaatGGTCCGATATGCTGgactaaataaaatgcaacgACATACCTTTGAAGCTACTGTGCCAGGATTTCTAAAACAGTAAttgcagaattttttattttttggcattgTAACATGGTAGTACCATTCACAGAGCTAAACCTTTGGGCTTATTAACAAATACTCCTAAAACATACTAACACAACATCCCACGCATATTTGTTCAGTTTTAAGTGATAGCACTAAGCACACATCTCTTATGTAGAAAGATAATTTATTgtagaaataatttttaaaacaacttttaaagaaactcatagagAAAGAAGTctcatgaattgctcaggtgtgagttttttacAGCCTTCAACAGATTGcaaaaatcttaatggttctgtGAGTTTTGagtatcaaatctgatctttattttgtattgttttattgaaTTCAtgcctgggccattctacagctcaattttcttcctctgaaagcatttgagaattTCCTTGGCTGTGCTTTGAATTGTCTTActaaaatgtccactctggttttatcttcatcatacTGATAATGTTGGACTGAATCATCTATTTTACAATAACGACTAAATATTGCAGAATAACTAattagagatttcagctgctgtctgggctttcagtGTGTTTCTactcctccctttcttcatgtttttaaaaataaaattataatccacactggaaatgtgtgtgcctgttgtgatgagtcagaaggcattgaatccatttgcaagctttattaagagcacacatacaaacaaacacaaaggggcaatccaggagacagaacgtgggacaggcaaaagttcaaaggcaggcagatatcttactggtcagaataacaggctggagatcaggggcaggcagatgtctttcgtaatcgtagaacaagcacagggtcagaaacacagatcagtccgaagcagggagtatggaacgctcagaaatgacagccaggcaaatcaagacttcgcaacgaaccggagcgtgagtgtggtatatatacacgagagctgatgagttgcacctggaccgtaatcagtgccaggtagcagggcttatgggattttgagtccgtgagtcgaatcagaattctggcgatggttccctctggtggtgcacaagagggttggcatcgccctcatttacaacagaacccccctcctgcgagcggctcctgaagcgagaaggcacctgacgccggggtctaccgcgctgtcggggggctggtttctctgggaacctttgatgaaactcttccgtgagagttgggtctagaatatctctagcattcacccaggaccgttcctctggaccgtacccttcccagtccaccagatattggagggcgccaccccgacgtcgagagtccagcacttctcgaacgaggtaagcttcctcgccctcgatcatgacaggtggaggggtcctggtttccgattcctcctcaaccgcctcctctcgtggaccaccagcgggtttgagtaatgacatgtggaaagtaggagaaatacgataatgattaggcaaggctaagcgaaaagacactggagtaatctggcgtacaattttgaatggccctacatacctgggactgagtttgcggcagggcaatctcagacgaaggtctcgtgtcgacaaccacacccactgccccggttgatacgtgggtccctggcgtcggtgacggttcgcctgaatctctctcctcctgactgccctcatgagatgtctgtgagcctggttccagacatcctcactccgctgcagccaatccgtgacagcaggtaactcagtgggttctccggaccatggaaacaggggtggttggtagccaagaatacatttgaatggcgtaatacccgtggctggctttattaatgaattttgtgcatattctgcccacatcagatagcgactccagtcgtgctgttgctgatgacagtaggaacgtagaaatcgaatgacttcttgattcatacgttcagtttggccgttggattgaggatggtaccctgaggtgagactaacattaatatttagatttttacagagagcggaccatacccgggaagtgaattgggatcccctgtctgagacgatatcatcaggtaagccaaacattcgaaatacatgattgcacagggcttctgcggtttcaaaggcagagggcaatttgggcaacggtattaggcgacaagccttggagaaacgatcaaccaccgtgagaatgactgtgttgttctgggaaacagggagatccgtaatgaagtccaccgctatatgggaccagggccgttgcggaaccggtagcggttgtaacaggccagcaggggtttggtgagatgccttcgtgctttggcaaattttacatttctgaacataattaattacatccttcgtgagggacggccaccaaaacgggctttgactaactccaaagttgcagtgatgcctggatgccccgaactgggagtgtcatgaatatgggtcagtaatctggtacgtatgttattgggtacaaaaatcaggtgattcggacagtctactggagggttgttttctcggttggcctcttggatctcggtaagtatgtcccactgtactggagccactagtaagttcgtaggaataacggtttcatcactaattggggttttatcctctgatagcctggatagtgcatctgccttactatttttactccctggtctataggtgacaatgaagtcgaatctggtgaagaacaaagcccaacgagcttgtctgggatttagacgtttggctgagcgaagatattccagattcttgtggtc
This portion of the Danio rerio strain Tuebingen ecotype United States chromosome 3, GRCz12tu, whole genome shotgun sequence genome encodes:
- the si:ch211-66e2.5 gene encoding vascular cell adhesion protein 1; translated protein: MKNNLLCFLGLSIIGIVSGDSCSLEISPPRAVVKFGDPVTVSCVASRPVRVLGWESIIAASHTQHDLSVQWRVDSLTDWIEEPICYGVFFTAPRQCEEKLNLVLYKKPDSVSISLVNHSSPVVEGREYQLQCEVHNVAPVQYLVLRWYREQTEVYNHSFSELTPATPVQVSSTLLIVPNRAEDGAQYRCEAELQLGPEGPQPPPTVLSPSLNIAVHYPPDFRSPKEEQLEVSEGSEVVLDCTAEGNPLPVYIWTSPNLQEKADDQPVLKDASLSPGVYTCTASNILGKKSKQFVIKHKSKGV